One Mycobacteriales bacterium genomic window, GACCCGGGGGCGGTGCGCGCGGCGCCCGGCGCGGTCGTCGCGACGGCGCCGCTGGCGAGCGGCGCGCCGGTCGCCGTCGTCGCGACCGGCGTGCGGCACCGGCCGCTGCTCGACGCCGTCGCGGCCCGCGTCGCCGCCACGATCGACCGGGACCGGCTGCTCGCCGAGTCGCGCGAGCGCGAGCTGCTCGAGCAGACCGAACGCCAGCGCCGCGCGCTCGTCAGCGCCGTCTCGCACGACCTGCGCACGCCGCTGTCGGCGATCAAGGCGTCGGCGGCGGCGCTGACCCAGCCGGACGTCGGCGCGCCCGCGCGCGCCGAGCTGGCCGCGTCCATCGGCGTCGAGGTGGACCGGCTGGACCGGATCGTGCGCAACCTGCTCGACCTCGGCCGGATCGAGAGCGGCCGCCTCGTCGCCCGGCCCGAGCCGATCCCCGTGGACGAGCTGGTCGGCAGCGTGCTCGCCCGGCTCCGGCCGCACCTGCGCGAACGCCGTGTCGAGATCTCGGTGCCGTCCGACCTGCCGCCCGCGCTGGTCGACCCGGTGCAGGGCGCGCAGGTCGTCGCGAACCTGGTCGAGAACGTCATCGCCCACACGCCGTTGAACGCCGGCCTCATCGTCCGCGCCGCCGCCCGCGACGGGCGGGTGACGTTGCGGGTCGCGGACGAGGGGCCGGGCATCCCGGAGCACGAGCACGCGCGGGTGTTCGAGCGGTTCGCCCGCGGCCCCGGCGCCGGCCCCGGCTCCGGGCTCGGGCTGGCCATCGCCCGCGCCTACGCCGAGGCGAACGGCGGCGGCCTCGCGATCGCGCCGTCCGGCGGCGTGGGGACGGCGTTCGAGCTGTGGCTGCCGGTGGCGTCGTGACCGGGCGGCTGGTGCTCGTCGTCGACGACGAGGTGCACATCCGCAACGCGCTCCGTACCCGGCTCACCAGCGCCGGCTACCGCGTCGCGGACACCGGCACCGGCACCGACGCCGTCGCGCTGGCCGCCACCGGCGACGTGGCCGTGGTGATCCTCGACATGGGGCTGCCGGACCTCGACGGGCCGGAGGTCGTGCGGCGCATCCGGGCGTTCTCGCGGGTGCCGATCGTCGTGCTCTCGGTGCTGGACAGCGACCGCGACAAGATCAGCGCGCTGGACGAGGGGGCGGACGACTACGTCACCAAGCCGTTCTCGCTGGACGAGCTGCTGGCCCGCGTCCGCGCCGCGATCCGCCGGGCCGAGGCGCCGCCGCCGGGGGCGCCCGCGCGGCTGCGCGTCGGCCGCCTCACCGTCGACCTCGGCCTGCGCGCGGTGACCGTCGACGGCGAGCCGGTGCGGCTCACGGCGACGCAGTGGGCGTTGCTGGAGCAGTTCGTCGCCAACCCCGGCAAGCTGCTGACGCGGAGCTGGCTGATCGCGCACGTCTGGGGCT contains:
- a CDS encoding ATP-binding protein, coding for DPGAVRAAPGAVVATAPLASGAPVAVVATGVRHRPLLDAVAARVAATIDRDRLLAESRERELLEQTERQRRALVSAVSHDLRTPLSAIKASAAALTQPDVGAPARAELAASIGVEVDRLDRIVRNLLDLGRIESGRLVARPEPIPVDELVGSVLARLRPHLRERRVEISVPSDLPPALVDPVQGAQVVANLVENVIAHTPLNAGLIVRAAARDGRVTLRVADEGPGIPEHEHARVFERFARGPGAGPGSGLGLAIARAYAEANGGGLAIAPSGGVGTAFELWLPVAS
- a CDS encoding response regulator transcription factor; this encodes MTGRLVLVVDDEVHIRNALRTRLTSAGYRVADTGTGTDAVALAATGDVAVVILDMGLPDLDGPEVVRRIRAFSRVPIVVLSVLDSDRDKISALDEGADDYVTKPFSLDELLARVRAAIRRAEAPPPGAPARLRVGRLTVDLGLRAVTVDGEPVRLTATQWALLEQFVANPGKLLTRSWLIAHVWGSTHGSEASALRLYVSHLRRLIETEPADPRHLLTEVGAGYRLVGVEAF